From a region of the Methanolinea sp. genome:
- a CDS encoding PEGA domain-containing protein codes for MMKNIPTVLPCIFRDVERGYHSLSISSPGYAPWNTTVFVSGGETTRVFISLVPSPTLTATPTQASLPDMGTTSISSEPSVAEVSVDSVFRGTTPLTLGSIEKGTHTILITKEGYEAWQTETLVQNASNLSIECTVGSG; via the coding sequence TTGATGAAAAACATTCCAACAGTACTCCCCTGCATCTTCCGGGATGTCGAGCGGGGCTACCATTCGCTTTCGATCAGCAGCCCCGGCTATGCACCCTGGAACACAACCGTCTTTGTGAGCGGTGGCGAGACAACCCGCGTGTTCATCTCCCTTGTTCCATCCCCCACGCTCACGGCCACTCCCACGCAGGCGTCTCTCCCGGACATGGGCACGACGTCGATTTCATCCGAGCCATCCGTTGCAGAGGTCTCCGTTGATTCGGTCTTCCGCGGCACTACTCCTCTCACGCTTGGGTCGATTGAGAAGGGGACTCACACGATCCTGATCACCAAAGAAGGGTATGAAGCATGGCAGACAGAGACCCTAGTTCAGAATGCGAGCAATCTTTCGATTGAATGCACAGTTGGTTCCGGTTGA
- a CDS encoding PIN domain-containing protein, which translates to MHSLQEIPPDTRAIFDTNILVYWVTDHPRYGKLCTECVKRVEKGEIQGVIPATILNELLHRIMIAETVEKGYACTSQDAVRVLKEDPAIIRHLTIAGNVYDSLPTIGFEMIENERGISGLMYHFSKELCLMAKDAAIVAYAHTFTLAHIVTNERDFQRVKWLTCWGP; encoded by the coding sequence TTGCATAGTCTTCAAGAGATTCCCCCCGATACCAGGGCAATTTTTGATACAAATATTCTCGTCTACTGGGTGACCGATCATCCCCGATACGGAAAACTCTGTACAGAGTGCGTGAAACGAGTTGAGAAAGGGGAGATTCAGGGAGTAATCCCGGCAACCATTCTGAATGAACTCCTCCACCGTATCATGATTGCCGAGACGGTTGAGAAGGGGTATGCATGCACCTCCCAGGATGCAGTCAGGGTATTGAAAGAGGATCCTGCAATAATCAGGCATTTGACTATCGCAGGGAATGTATACGATAGTCTGCCAACGATAGGATTTGAGATGATCGAGAATGAACGGGGAATATCAGGCCTCATGTATCATTTCTCAAAAGAACTGTGCCTCATGGCAAAGGATGCGGCAATTGTAGCGTATGCACATACCTTCACTCTCGCTCATATCGTCACGAACGAACGTGATTTTCAGCGGGTCAAATGGCTCACATGCTGGGGTCCTTGA
- a CDS encoding CAP domain-containing protein encodes MAPILSRISQELFYLTNNARVKYDRKMLKRDPILTKAALYHSRDMAKNHYCDHINLKGEDPTDRVIRLGFDVNAGYYCGVGENCNQISIGKVKGSGFIPNTEKGIALGLMKNWRKSEEHWKNIIRWDYTQIGTGVATTNNKTYFATQVFYG; translated from the coding sequence ATGGCCCCAATATTATCAAGAATTTCCCAAGAACTTTTCTATTTAACGAATAATGCACGGGTGAAATACGACAGAAAAATGCTAAAACGGGATCCCATCCTCACAAAGGCGGCTCTCTATCATAGTCGAGATATGGCAAAAAACCACTATTGCGACCATATTAACTTAAAAGGAGAAGATCCAACCGACCGAGTTATCAGGTTGGGATTTGATGTCAATGCCGGATATTACTGCGGCGTTGGGGAAAATTGTAATCAAATTTCTATTGGCAAAGTGAAAGGATCAGGATTTATACCAAATACCGAAAAGGGAATTGCTTTAGGATTAATGAAAAATTGGAGAAAGAGCGAGGAACATTGGAAAAACATCATAAGATGGGATTATACTCAAATTGGAACTGGTGTTGCTACTACTAACAATAAAACATATTTTGCGACTCAAGTTTTTTATGGATAA
- a CDS encoding metal-dependent transcriptional regulator, translating to MQSSFREDILETLYKEKVTGAPATPVQRLATLLGREAKDLDGILSKMEKDGDLEISPDNNIILTSRGAETGGKIMRKHRILECFFSEMLGMAPETAGKEACTLEHSISDETIERLGRYIRGPGRGGPRGMRRGKRWQALTLIEAAEGEHLVISCVRCRGPGSRLNDLGLFPGTPISVVRKIPGNGIVIRVKESDIALSPEIAASILVERPG from the coding sequence ATGCAGTCCTCATTCCGGGAGGATATTCTGGAAACGCTCTATAAAGAGAAAGTGACCGGTGCCCCGGCCACTCCTGTCCAGCGTCTTGCCACATTGCTTGGGCGAGAGGCCAAAGATCTCGATGGAATCCTCAGTAAAATGGAAAAGGACGGCGATCTTGAGATCTCTCCTGACAACAACATCATACTTACTTCCCGGGGAGCAGAAACAGGGGGAAAAATTATGAGGAAACACCGTATCCTCGAATGTTTCTTCTCGGAGATGCTTGGCATGGCCCCTGAGACTGCCGGGAAGGAGGCCTGCACGCTCGAACATAGTATCTCGGACGAGACAATAGAACGGCTGGGGCGGTATATCAGGGGCCCGGGCCGTGGCGGGCCCCGTGGAATGCGACGGGGAAAGCGGTGGCAGGCCCTGACACTTATCGAGGCGGCTGAGGGTGAACACCTCGTCATCTCGTGTGTCAGGTGCCGGGGTCCGGGAAGCCGCCTGAACGACCTTGGCCTTTTCCCTGGTACACCGATATCGGTTGTCCGGAAAATCCCCGGGAATGGAATTGTAATACGGGTAAAAGAGTCGGATATCGCTCTCAGCCCAGAAATTGCCGCATCGATTCTCGTGGAGCGGCCAGGATGA
- the feoB gene encoding ferrous iron transport protein B, with protein MKIGLIGNPNVGKSLIFHQLTGLGVEVSNYPGTTIGLQSGNICFEKEIIEVVDLPGIYSIEGDTEEERTVRAFVDSGEADVIVAVLDAGRLERNLYLMLQVAEYRRPMLVVLNMMDEAERSGIQIDTRKLSSLLGVEVIPTVAVQGKNTGTIIPLALSAARVPTVKVLYDHHIEAAAKSLKTIHNLDWDKAIMALLGHTDNPDVLEAVSALSEEIERMHRMTVAQIVAGNRHHCAERIASEVILSRLPKQGPDIDRLLTTRIPGIPILATILISILLTVFIIGSWLEEAIVNLIENLVMQPFLAAGFHPLAEQLGTSIILAIQAGFGIAFPFIFTFYVFIALLEDSGYLTRAAFLADRTLHSFGMHGQGIIPLVLGFGCNVPAIMSIRLLRTRRERVIASFLVTLIPCSARTVIIAGLVAAFIGLAAAMSVYLIVMVIILITGMILSRVTPGEQFGMILEMSPLRRPIAKNVLLKSWLRIREFLVIAMPLLVVASIVLGLFQYSGLMAAFEEFIEPFSIAVFGIPSYATTALIFGILRKEMALETLVILAGTADLGSVLSMAQIYIFAVVSVLFIPCIATIAVLKKEVGIKTAFVVSAYTLITGILVGALLNMLLT; from the coding sequence ATGAAGATTGGGCTCATCGGAAATCCAAACGTAGGTAAATCACTTATCTTTCACCAATTGACCGGGCTCGGGGTCGAGGTAAGCAATTATCCCGGCACCACCATCGGTCTCCAGAGTGGGAATATCTGTTTTGAGAAGGAGATTATCGAGGTCGTAGACCTGCCAGGCATTTACTCCATCGAAGGAGATACCGAAGAGGAGCGAACCGTCAGGGCGTTTGTCGATTCGGGTGAAGCCGATGTTATTGTGGCAGTTCTCGATGCAGGAAGGCTGGAACGCAATCTCTACCTCATGCTCCAGGTTGCCGAGTACAGGCGCCCGATGCTGGTAGTCCTGAATATGATGGATGAAGCGGAGAGATCCGGCATCCAGATTGATACCCGGAAACTCTCATCGCTCCTTGGTGTCGAAGTTATTCCAACCGTTGCTGTTCAGGGTAAAAATACTGGCACCATCATACCCTTGGCCCTTTCAGCAGCGCGCGTGCCGACTGTAAAAGTTCTCTACGACCACCATATCGAAGCTGCGGCAAAAAGCCTTAAGACGATCCATAATCTGGACTGGGACAAGGCCATTATGGCCCTGCTGGGTCATACCGACAATCCTGATGTCTTAGAAGCAGTATCCGCCCTCTCTGAGGAGATCGAACGGATGCATCGCATGACTGTAGCCCAGATTGTTGCAGGGAATCGGCATCACTGTGCCGAGCGTATTGCCTCTGAAGTAATCCTGTCTCGTCTTCCCAAACAGGGTCCTGATATCGATCGCCTCCTCACCACACGGATTCCCGGAATACCGATACTTGCCACTATTCTTATCAGCATCCTCCTGACGGTCTTCATCATCGGATCATGGCTGGAAGAGGCGATTGTGAACCTTATCGAAAACCTTGTCATGCAGCCGTTTCTCGCTGCAGGATTTCATCCCCTCGCCGAGCAACTCGGAACCTCGATCATCCTTGCCATACAGGCTGGGTTTGGAATAGCCTTTCCGTTTATTTTCACCTTCTACGTGTTCATCGCGTTACTGGAGGATTCTGGATATCTCACCCGCGCTGCATTTCTGGCTGATCGCACTCTTCACAGTTTCGGTATGCACGGGCAAGGGATCATTCCCCTGGTTCTTGGGTTCGGGTGCAATGTCCCGGCAATCATGAGCATCAGGCTCCTGCGGACGCGACGGGAGCGGGTGATCGCGTCATTCCTCGTGACCCTCATCCCCTGCTCGGCACGAACCGTCATCATTGCCGGGCTTGTTGCCGCATTTATCGGGCTCGCTGCAGCGATGAGCGTATACCTGATTGTCATGGTCATCATTCTCATTACCGGGATGATACTCTCCCGGGTCACTCCTGGTGAACAGTTTGGCATGATCCTCGAGATGAGCCCGCTCCGGCGCCCGATCGCAAAGAACGTCCTCCTCAAATCATGGCTGCGGATAAGAGAATTCCTGGTCATAGCCATGCCCCTTCTGGTCGTTGCCAGCATTGTGCTCGGACTCTTCCAGTACTCGGGACTCATGGCCGCATTTGAGGAGTTCATCGAACCATTTTCGATTGCAGTGTTCGGCATCCCCTCCTATGCAACAACCGCTCTCATATTTGGAATCCTGCGAAAGGAGATGGCCCTCGAAACGCTGGTGATCCTTGCCGGGACAGCAGATCTCGGCTCGGTCCTTTCCATGGCTCAAATTTATATCTTCGCCGTGGTCAGTGTACTTTTTATCCCGTGCATCGCAACCATAGCAGTCCTGAAGAAAGAAGTGGGGATAAAGACAGCTTTCGTGGTTTCGGCCTATACCCTCATTACAGGCATCCTTGTCGGTGCGCTCCTCAATATGCTCCTGACATGA
- a CDS encoding diphthine synthase — MLTFVGLGLYDLGDIPLKGLDSIRKADHVFLESYTSRLSGTTIRDMEELYGKTITILSRDQVEVDPDFMLGLAEEFNVALLIGGDPMVSTTHIDLRMRAFRRGIATRIIHASSISTAVCGLSGLQNYRFGKSCSLPYPHRSWIPLAPAKVVQANRAFGLHTLVYLDIQEDRCMTISEAVDILETMAGKIDLSLPLYVGIARAGSESPVVAAGNAARMKEVDFGPPLHILIIPAELHVMEREYLEMFAGL, encoded by the coding sequence ATGCTAACGTTTGTGGGTCTTGGGCTGTATGATCTTGGTGACATTCCACTCAAGGGGCTCGACAGTATCAGGAAAGCCGATCACGTCTTCCTCGAATCATATACCTCGCGACTTTCTGGCACAACCATCAGGGATATGGAAGAGCTCTATGGAAAAACGATAACGATCCTGTCACGTGATCAGGTTGAGGTCGACCCCGACTTCATGCTTGGCCTGGCCGAAGAGTTCAACGTGGCACTCCTGATTGGTGGGGACCCGATGGTTTCCACGACCCATATCGACCTGCGGATGCGAGCCTTCCGCCGGGGAATAGCGACACGCATCATCCATGCATCATCCATTTCCACGGCAGTCTGTGGTCTTTCAGGCCTCCAGAACTACCGGTTCGGTAAGTCCTGCTCCCTTCCCTATCCCCACCGGTCATGGATCCCTCTGGCGCCTGCCAAAGTGGTACAGGCAAACCGCGCGTTCGGCCTCCATACCCTTGTCTATCTCGATATCCAGGAAGACCGGTGCATGACCATTTCCGAAGCGGTCGACATCCTTGAAACAATGGCCGGAAAAATTGATCTTTCTTTACCACTTTACGTAGGGATCGCCCGTGCCGGGTCGGAGTCTCCTGTAGTTGCCGCCGGAAACGCCGCGAGAATGAAAGAGGTGGACTTTGGCCCACCTCTTCATATCCTTATCATACCGGCAGAACTACACGTCATGGAACGTGAATACCTGGAGATGTTTGCGGGCTTATGA
- a CDS encoding DUF357 domain-containing protein, whose translation MMCRCLEALEKRLADRMLVPTGRSILHDCARDSVDMVLAYHKDGLVFLSRGDYPNALASFSYALGWMDASICLGLISSQDCGIPVVTPQQRTAGRENIALHEKTSRYRSLLSRALASLEPAPEMDTCLSKGGLRFLLIGKIFYDHGSGREGEGEDEMALAAYSYGFGWLDAGIRTGLLKVLRNRELFTI comes from the coding sequence ATGATGTGCCGTTGCCTGGAAGCCCTTGAAAAGCGGCTTGCGGACAGGATGCTCGTCCCTACCGGGAGAAGTATCCTCCATGATTGTGCCCGCGACAGTGTCGATATGGTTCTGGCGTATCACAAGGATGGTCTGGTATTCCTTTCCCGTGGTGACTATCCCAATGCCCTTGCAAGCTTCAGCTATGCGCTGGGATGGATGGATGCTTCTATCTGCCTTGGCCTGATCTCATCGCAGGACTGTGGTATCCCGGTTGTTACACCGCAGCAACGTACTGCTGGTCGGGAGAACATAGCGCTGCATGAGAAAACGTCCCGGTACCGTTCTCTCCTATCACGTGCCCTTGCCAGTCTTGAGCCTGCACCTGAAATGGATACCTGCCTTTCGAAGGGGGGTTTACGGTTTCTTCTCATCGGAAAAATCTTTTATGACCATGGGTCAGGACGCGAAGGAGAAGGGGAGGACGAGATGGCACTCGCCGCCTATAGCTATGGGTTTGGATGGCTCGATGCAGGGATACGAACCGGCCTATTGAAAGTCCTCAGGAACCGGGAACTCTTCACCATATAG
- a CDS encoding flippase-like domain-containing protein, producing MEKNQKKWLWISLGFSAVVLVAVLYFTVDAETVTYLKQLNALFLILALFTHIVALMLWALRIKFMSRSLGYRVGFLYTLNLVSANMLVAAITPSQAGGEPVRIHELYKAGVKIGDATAIVLTERILDGIVLGMGGAFFMFVLGSEWRRIGSAFSYFMYISWIVITAFVVLFIYSVKKPDLLKRIIHAVSGHFTRKWESRKIERFAQSIDQEVDNFHKTLTDFLSHGKGGLISGGLFTALFWFCEFIIVSLLLLGLGQPPIFIESLIIQLVIALIMMIPLTPGGSGIAEIMFTSLYGLFVNSSILGILVVLWRSILFYFNVLLGLISSLIIIRREASGAG from the coding sequence ATGGAGAAAAATCAAAAGAAATGGCTCTGGATATCGCTTGGCTTTTCTGCGGTGGTCCTTGTTGCAGTTCTCTATTTCACCGTTGATGCTGAAACCGTCACCTACCTGAAACAGCTCAATGCCCTTTTCCTTATCCTTGCTCTCTTTACCCACATTGTTGCTCTGATGTTATGGGCTCTCAGGATAAAATTCATGAGTCGTTCCCTCGGCTACCGGGTTGGTTTTTTATATACACTGAACCTCGTTTCCGCCAATATGCTTGTTGCTGCCATCACACCGTCCCAGGCAGGAGGGGAACCCGTCAGGATTCACGAACTTTATAAAGCAGGAGTTAAGATCGGAGATGCAACCGCCATCGTCCTCACCGAGAGAATCCTCGATGGGATTGTTCTTGGGATGGGTGGCGCATTCTTTATGTTTGTTTTGGGAAGTGAATGGAGACGTATCGGGTCAGCCTTCAGCTACTTCATGTATATCTCCTGGATTGTCATCACTGCATTTGTCGTCCTTTTTATCTATTCTGTAAAAAAGCCAGACCTGCTCAAGAGGATCATTCATGCAGTTTCCGGGCATTTTACACGAAAGTGGGAAAGCAGGAAGATTGAACGCTTCGCCCAATCCATCGATCAGGAAGTTGATAATTTCCATAAGACCCTTACCGATTTCCTGAGCCATGGAAAAGGAGGTCTCATCTCAGGCGGGCTGTTCACCGCTCTCTTCTGGTTCTGCGAGTTTATCATCGTCTCGTTGCTTCTGCTCGGGCTCGGGCAGCCGCCCATCTTTATCGAATCGCTCATCATCCAGCTGGTCATCGCTCTGATCATGATGATTCCACTCACACCGGGCGGTTCGGGAATTGCCGAGATAATGTTCACATCTCTCTATGGCCTTTTTGTCAATTCATCAATTCTTGGTATCCTTGTCGTGCTGTGGCGCTCGATCCTTTTCTATTTCAACGTCCTGCTCGGGCTCATCTCCAGCCTCATCATCATCCGGCGTGAAGCGAGTGGGGCGGGTTGA
- a CDS encoding bifunctional nuclease family protein, with the protein MDTVSCRVKGVYMAVGTAGVSPAVILTLGDDTCLPIYIGLWEAMSIQAALNNEIPPRPLTHDLFVDFLERFNIVLKTLVIDSIDDGVYYANMILEHNHHEMTMDCRPSDGIAISIRCKAGILVTNEVARSSAIPIDELPSLMDIGTYLAG; encoded by the coding sequence ATGGATACGGTATCATGCAGGGTGAAAGGTGTGTACATGGCCGTTGGCACTGCCGGGGTTTCACCTGCAGTGATCCTGACACTGGGAGACGATACGTGCCTGCCCATCTATATCGGTCTGTGGGAAGCGATGTCGATTCAGGCCGCTCTCAACAACGAGATCCCGCCCAGGCCTCTCACTCACGACCTGTTTGTGGATTTCCTCGAACGATTCAACATCGTGTTAAAAACCCTGGTGATAGACTCAATCGACGATGGGGTGTATTATGCAAACATGATCCTTGAGCATAACCACCACGAAATGACCATGGACTGTAGGCCAAGTGATGGTATCGCTATAAGCATCCGGTGCAAGGCAGGTATCCTGGTCACCAATGAAGTCGCCCGCAGTTCTGCAATCCCGATCGATGAACTCCCCTCGCTGATGGATATCGGGACCTACCTTGCCGGATGA
- the hisE gene encoding phosphoribosyl-ATP diphosphatase, with protein MNGVSVLDELWAAITNRFEHPSPESYISRLVSGEKGADRTLEKVGEEATEFIIAVKNGDHVQTVSEAADLQFHFLVALKAAGIEFSEILGELAKRRR; from the coding sequence ATGAATGGTGTATCTGTACTCGATGAGCTTTGGGCCGCGATCACCAACCGGTTTGAGCATCCATCACCGGAATCCTACATTTCCCGGCTTGTTTCAGGCGAGAAGGGAGCTGACCGGACCCTGGAAAAGGTTGGAGAAGAAGCAACCGAGTTTATCATAGCGGTTAAAAACGGCGACCATGTACAGACCGTCTCTGAAGCTGCCGATCTCCAGTTCCATTTCCTTGTGGCCCTCAAAGCTGCAGGAATTGAGTTTTCAGAAATTCTCGGAGAGCTTGCTAAACGCCGGCGATAG
- a CDS encoding NusA-like transcription termination signal-binding factor, with translation MDRTTGFKERRYIEELRILTKATALDCIIDERFERIIYIIRPGDMGLAIGKKGENIRRMQNVLGKRIEMVEYAENRDDFIANIFRPISISRIEKDPKSGLLTITLMKRSDLGTAIGKKGANIEKARILVRRFWGEELGELKVEEGDL, from the coding sequence ATGGATCGGACTACCGGTTTCAAGGAGAGGAGATATATCGAAGAACTCCGGATCCTGACCAAAGCAACCGCTCTCGATTGTATTATTGATGAGAGATTCGAGAGAATCATCTATATCATCAGGCCGGGAGACATGGGTCTTGCTATCGGCAAGAAGGGAGAAAATATCAGGAGGATGCAGAACGTTCTCGGGAAACGAATAGAGATGGTGGAATATGCGGAAAACCGTGACGATTTCATCGCCAATATATTCCGCCCCATCAGCATTTCGCGGATTGAAAAAGACCCAAAGAGCGGGCTGCTCACCATCACCCTCATGAAGAGAAGCGATCTTGGAACAGCTATCGGAAAAAAAGGAGCAAACATAGAGAAGGCGAGGATCCTCGTGAGGAGGTTCTGGGGTGAAGAACTGGGTGAACTCAAGGTCGAGGAGGGTGACCTATGA
- a CDS encoding 3-isopropylmalate dehydratase large subunit — MGATVVEKIFSSRCGRVTSAGQVVMAPIDGAMIHDITGPLAIRTFYQMGGTRVFDPRKIIMLFDHQVPADSIIAAENQAFMRTFAAEQGIHNYDIREGICHQVVMEKGLAAPGEIIVGADSHTCMYGAAGAFATGIGSTDMGFVLKFGALYFRVPESIRVEVTGRFARRVGPKDLILSIARDIGADGATYQALEFGGETITNMEMDGRMTCCNMAIEMGAKAGIVPPDNTTYEYFEGRRPIKPVDISPDPDAIYREHRTYDVADLGPQVAVPHNVDLAVPVNEVAGTRIDQVFIGSCTNGRFEDLAEAAEVLSNNRFSDAVRVIIIPASRDEYLKALRAGLIEKFVIAGALVEAPCCGPCMGGAFGLLGPGEVSLSTSNRNFRGRQGSTEARVYLCSPATAAASAIYGEITDPREV; from the coding sequence ATGGGAGCAACCGTTGTAGAGAAGATATTCTCGTCCAGATGCGGCCGGGTGACCAGTGCAGGACAAGTCGTCATGGCCCCGATCGATGGAGCGATGATCCATGACATCACCGGACCCCTTGCCATCAGGACTTTTTACCAGATGGGGGGCACCAGGGTCTTTGATCCGCGGAAGATCATCATGCTCTTTGACCACCAGGTTCCTGCTGATTCCATTATTGCTGCTGAGAATCAGGCCTTCATGCGGACTTTTGCGGCTGAACAGGGCATCCACAACTATGATATCCGGGAAGGTATCTGTCACCAGGTAGTCATGGAAAAGGGCCTTGCGGCACCTGGAGAAATTATTGTCGGTGCAGATTCGCACACCTGCATGTATGGTGCTGCCGGTGCATTTGCAACCGGAATCGGTTCAACTGATATGGGTTTTGTGCTCAAGTTTGGAGCCCTCTACTTCAGGGTTCCAGAAAGCATCAGGGTTGAAGTCACCGGCCGGTTTGCCCGGAGGGTCGGCCCAAAAGATCTTATCCTCTCCATTGCCCGAGATATCGGAGCGGATGGTGCTACCTACCAGGCACTTGAATTCGGGGGGGAGACCATTACGAACATGGAGATGGATGGGAGGATGACCTGCTGCAATATGGCAATCGAGATGGGGGCAAAGGCAGGGATCGTTCCCCCGGATAATACCACTTATGAATATTTCGAGGGGCGCAGACCGATCAAACCTGTTGACATATCCCCGGATCCGGATGCCATATACCGTGAACATCGGACGTACGATGTGGCCGACCTCGGACCTCAGGTTGCAGTGCCGCACAACGTGGACCTTGCGGTACCGGTCAACGAGGTGGCAGGTACCCGCATCGACCAGGTCTTTATCGGGTCATGCACCAATGGGAGGTTTGAAGATCTGGCAGAAGCAGCGGAGGTTCTCTCCAACAACCGGTTTTCGGATGCGGTTCGGGTCATCATCATCCCGGCATCGCGCGACGAATATCTCAAAGCACTCCGGGCAGGACTGATAGAGAAGTTTGTCATCGCCGGTGCCCTTGTTGAAGCTCCCTGCTGCGGCCCGTGTATGGGAGGAGCATTCGGCTTGCTCGGACCAGGGGAAGTCTCGCTCTCCACGTCCAACCGGAATTTCAGAGGAAGGCAGGGGAGCACAGAAGCGAGGGTATATCTCTGTTCCCCGGCAACAGCGGCAGCCAGTGCGATTTACGGGGAGATCACTGATCCGAGGGAGGTATGA
- a CDS encoding 3-isopropylmalate dehydratase small subunit, which yields MRVWKFADNIDTDAIIPGRYLVHNDPSVLARHVFEGTRDEFAQKVRNGDVIVAGRNFGCGSSREHAPLALTGAGIRVIISRTFARIFYRNAVNVGILPLVCDRADEIPDGAYITFYIEKGYVEVEGKHYPIEPVPGFMQDIINAGGLVAYAQGLKEVKTCTGSQV from the coding sequence ATGCGTGTATGGAAATTCGCCGACAACATCGATACGGACGCCATCATTCCCGGACGCTACCTTGTCCACAACGATCCCTCAGTCCTCGCCCGGCACGTATTTGAAGGAACCAGGGACGAATTTGCCCAAAAGGTTCGCAACGGTGATGTCATCGTGGCAGGCAGGAACTTCGGATGCGGATCATCGCGCGAACATGCACCGCTCGCGCTCACCGGGGCCGGGATCCGGGTCATTATCTCCAGGACGTTTGCGCGGATTTTTTACCGGAATGCCGTAAATGTTGGCATTCTCCCGCTCGTATGCGACAGGGCGGATGAGATCCCTGATGGTGCTTATATCACCTTTTATATCGAAAAAGGATATGTCGAGGTTGAAGGAAAGCATTACCCGATCGAGCCGGTTCCCGGATTCATGCAGGATATCATCAATGCCGGAGGTCTGGTGGCCTATGCCCAGGGACTCAAGGAGGTGAAGACATGTACCGGGTCGCAAGTATAG
- a CDS encoding 3-isopropylmalate dehydrogenase (catalyzes the oxidation of 3-isopropylmalate to 3-carboxy-4-methyl-2-oxopentanoate in leucine biosynthesis) — protein MYRVASIGGDGIGPEIIDEGKKVLDAAGERYTFDIEWHDFGIGADRYLKTGELVTDEELRELGRFRAIYFGAIGDERVAPGILEKGILLRIRFHFDQFINLRPIRMLAGTTTPLAGKGPEDIDFVVVRENTEDFYVGIGSRFRGAQKASLSIERELYHAEFNLDIESDADELAYQIGVISREGASRAIRYAFEMARKRRKKLTSVDKANVLSDIYGLWREVFSEQAKGYPDITTEFTFVDAVTMWFVKNPEWFDVVVTPNMFGDIITDLGAMIQGGLGLAPGGNINPQGTSMFEPIHGSAPKYRGLGIANPMATIWAGSLLLAHLGEHEAAAGVISALETAISDGIVTRDMGGTASTSEVGDYVSQAIRLS, from the coding sequence ATGTACCGGGTCGCAAGTATAGGTGGCGATGGAATCGGGCCTGAGATTATCGATGAAGGGAAAAAGGTCCTTGATGCTGCAGGAGAACGCTATACCTTTGATATTGAATGGCATGATTTCGGGATTGGGGCAGATCGGTACCTGAAGACCGGAGAACTGGTCACCGATGAGGAGCTCCGCGAGCTGGGGAGGTTCAGGGCCATCTATTTCGGAGCTATCGGTGATGAAAGAGTTGCCCCGGGCATCCTCGAAAAAGGTATCCTTCTCCGCATCCGTTTCCACTTCGACCAGTTCATCAACCTGCGGCCGATCAGGATGCTTGCGGGGACGACAACCCCACTGGCAGGGAAAGGTCCGGAGGATATAGACTTTGTCGTCGTCCGCGAGAACACCGAGGATTTTTACGTTGGTATCGGTTCACGGTTCAGGGGAGCACAGAAAGCATCTCTCTCCATCGAGCGTGAACTCTACCACGCAGAGTTCAACCTGGATATTGAGTCCGATGCCGATGAACTCGCTTACCAGATCGGCGTCATCAGCCGGGAAGGGGCTTCAAGGGCTATACGGTATGCATTCGAAATGGCCCGGAAGCGCAGGAAGAAACTCACTTCGGTCGACAAGGCAAATGTTCTCTCGGATATCTACGGACTCTGGAGGGAAGTTTTCTCTGAGCAGGCAAAAGGATATCCCGACATTACCACAGAATTCACCTTCGTCGATGCTGTCACCATGTGGTTTGTCAAGAATCCTGAGTGGTTCGATGTGGTGGTGACCCCAAACATGTTCGGTGATATCATCACAGACCTGGGAGCCATGATCCAGGGAGGGCTTGGTCTTGCCCCGGGAGGAAATATCAATCCGCAAGGTACATCGATGTTTGAGCCGATTCACGGATCCGCCCCAAAGTACAGAGGACTTGGAATCGCAAATCCGATGGCTACGATCTGGGCTGGATCCCTTCTCCTCGCCCACCTTGGGGAACACGAAGCTGCCGCCGGGGTCATCAGTGCACTCGAAACGGCGATTTCAGACGGGATCGTAACACGTGACATGGGAGGTACCGCGTCGACATCTGAAGTGGGAGATTACGTCTCACAAGCGATAAGGCTGAGCTGA